Genomic DNA from Myxococcus guangdongensis:
GACGCGGTCATCGCGACCGTCGAGCAGCTCCGCCGGGAGCTCCCCGAGGAGCCCGTCGTCGAGGAGTCTGTCTTCGTTGCGTTGGGTTACTCGTTGTTGGGACAGGGCAAGGCCGAGCGTTCGGTGGTGGCCTTCCAGCTCGCCGCGCACTTCTCGCCGAAGTCGGCGAACGCCGCGGACAGTCTGGGCGATGGTTATCTGGCGGCGGGTCGGAAGGAGGATGCGTTGAAGGCTTTCGAGTGCGCCATTCAACTGGCTCCAGAGGACCCCGCGCTCAACGCCGAGTCCCGGGCCTCGCTCCTCGCGGAGAGCACCCGGAAGAAGAAGGCGCTGAGTCCCTGAGCGCGGTGGGGGAGGGGAGGGGTTGTGACGGTCCTCCTCCCGAGTCGTGCCGTGGGGCTTCGGACAACGGTCATCGGGTTGCGATGGGGTGGTGGGCCAGGGGCCTCATTCGAGCAACTGTTGTGAGGTGTCAGTGGGCGTCTCCGGAGCGAGGAGGCGCTGCTGAAGACCGTGGGTGTCGACGTTAGGTTCGAGGTGGAGGTGCCCTGGATGAAGCCGCTTCCGACGGACCGCCCCGTGGTGTGGGGCGATGACGAGCCCTCGATTCCTTTCATTGTCGCCGCCGCGGAAATACCGCTCGCGGACTTCGAGCGACGCTGGGGACCTGCGCATCTGCGCGACGAGGATGGAGACGGTTTGGGTCCCACCCGTTATTGGGGATGGTGCGCGGATTGTGGCTTCAAGTTCGTCGTCGAGTTCCTGGAGGTGAAGAACCTCTTCCATGTCATCGCGCGAGAGGACGAACTGGACCACGCGCTCGCGCACCTCGACTGGTGGCGAGGCGAAGTGATGTGGCGGGTGGATGCCGACAAGCCTCGCGCGAAGGATGGCTGGGCGGTGTACCGGCAGGACGACACGGGCAACCGTCATGATGTCTGTGTGATGGGGCAGCGAAGTCATGCGGAGTGCCTGGCGCGCAGGTTGGAGGCACGGGCGCACAAGCAGTGGTACGCGGTGGAGGCGCGCGGAACACCGCCTGTTCCACCGTCGCGCCCGCGTGAGGGTTGGGCCGTGGTCCGACAGGATGAGCACGGCAATCGCGCGGAGGTGGCCGTGTTCTCGAGCGAGCCGCGCGCCCGGGAACTCGCCACCGCGTACGACGCGGAGCCTCGACACAAGCAGGCCTACTTCGTGGAACGTGTGCCTCCGAAGTCCTGAGTCGGAGAGAGGACCTTCAGGGTCGGATGGCGGGTCGGCCGCGCGCGGAGGGGGACGGTCCGTGAGGTGAGCTCGCGGGCCCCGCTTCGGAGGCCCGTGTTGCTCGACTCGATGTGCGCGTCGCGGTGTGACAGGTCTCGGGCCGTGAGGTGCTCCGAGCGCGCGGTGGCTCTCCTGGTCATGCACTGACGATGGGGTGGATTCCTGCCATCGCATTGCCGCGTGAGCACATGGCTGCCGTGGACAACGCCATGCTGGTGGCACGTCGTCGAGCGCGTGGTGGCGCGCATCACCTCGGTCATGCGAGTGGATGCAGTCCTCGACGCGAGGATGGAGTTGGGATGGACATGGGCAAGATGAGGGTGGCGCGTCCGACACGGAGTCTCGCGCCCGTGGTGAGGTTCTATCGGGAGGGACTCGGCTTCGAGCTGCGAGGTGGCTTCGAGGACCACGCGGGCTTCGACGGAGTGATGCTCGGTTGCCCCGGCATGCCCTACCACCTGGAGTTCACGGTGGAGCAAGGTCACGAGGCTCCGCGTGCGCCGTCGAAAGACCACCTGTTGGTCTTCTACGTGCCGGAGCGCGACGAGTGGAAGGCGAGGGTGACACGCATGGTGCAAGCGGGCTTCGAACCCGTGCGCTCACACAACCCTTATTGGGATGTGAATGGGGTGACCTTCGAGGACCCGGATGGGTACCGCGTGGTGCTCTATCAAGGAGAGTGGACGCGGTAGTGCGGTGCATGCGTTGGCGCGGTGATGAGGGGGCCGTGCCATGCGTGGACTTCGATGAGGCACGAGCTGCACGGTGATGCGTACGGCTCGCGCGGAACGAGGGTCACTCGGTGGGCACCGAGGACGTGTTCGTACACGCATCGGTGAGAGCCACGAGAGTTCCGACGACGATTGAAGACGAGCAGTCGAGGCGGCGAGCGCTCTCCGAAGTGGAACGGTGCACATGCGAGGGGCCCACGGTTCGCTGCCGCGACGAGCGAGCAAGTCAGTGCTCCTTTGAGTCAGGCAGCGCCCTGCTTGGAGGCCAACGCGGGATGCGTGCGTGCATGCGCTCCGTTGCATGCAGTGGGGTGCGGTGTGCCTGGTGCCGCGTCGAACCGTACGTGCACCGGGACGACACGAGCGCCGCCGGATTTCGAGTGGCCGCGCGTGGTGTTTCGGGACGTCGACGGGGTCACTCGAACCATGTCGATGAGGCGTTCTCGGGCGACACCGCGGAGGGCTCGGTCAGCCAGTTCTTGCTGTATCCGCGGAGGTGTCCACCCACGCGCACGCTTCGAGACCGCGTGAGGCGCCCGCTGAGGTCCTCGGGTTCGAGCGACATGGGCACCGACTCATGCATGAGTCAGTGGCTGCGAGGATGCTCGTTGTCGGAGTGAAGTGATGGAGGCACTGCTCACGGGGAACGCGAGCACTGCGACTCGATGGAACGAGCCCACGCTCGCTTGCCCGACTGCATCCTGAGCGAGGTGGACACCGGCAGGTCGCGAAGTCGAGTGCAGTTCGCGCGAGAGGAGGCTTTCCAGCGCGGGATGAGTCGACCTTTCGAGCCGATGAATCGCGCTCGTGTCGTCAGCGAACCGGCGAAGGGCTCGGTCCGTTGCATGAAGCGCAGGCCTCCCTTGGACCGGCTGGCCCCTGGAGCCCCGAGGTCGACGCGGGACTCCGGTGCTGCGCGCCGTCCGAGTCACCCATGTTGGAGCGACAAGACGAACAGTTGCAGATGCGTGAGCGACTGATGCGCGAGCTGGGTTCCACGTGGAACGCGGGTGGA
This window encodes:
- a CDS encoding VOC family protein — encoded protein: MGKMRVARPTRSLAPVVRFYREGLGFELRGGFEDHAGFDGVMLGCPGMPYHLEFTVEQGHEAPRAPSKDHLLVFYVPERDEWKARVTRMVQAGFEPVRSHNPYWDVNGVTFEDPDGYRVVLYQGEWTR